In Colletotrichum destructivum chromosome 8, complete sequence, the following proteins share a genomic window:
- a CDS encoding Putative cytochrome P450 encodes MAYPTVVLAGQTGGLLLATILIVGIICYRFALPTPLAGIPHNKHSAQRVMGDLPDLAKFNKETRLFWAWLTMQVEKIKSPIIQVFMTPLGKPHVVISDYREAHDILVHRHKEFDRADFFAETMGPLAPEGHILFKSDDKFRLHRKVIGDLMSPSFLQHVAAPSLYVNLCKHIQLWDAKIALSQGRPFEAMDDIYYSALDAVTSFAFSDNFPHNATRSRVEFYSALPQSSLTLPDDEDAPVVFPKSPITDDFVEALRDLSLVYDEALAAPLPKLAWFFILRRESTKKAVQVKDSVFGKEIDLGIDRIRGGKDGSRVKSALDHMLFREATIAEKEGRLPDFHRRMIYDETITFISAGHDTSSTTLCWGIKRLADNPEIQEKLRKQLRGSLSAASSEGRWPTHEEILRTSMPYLDAVVEEMLRLAQPVPGLVRQATCDTQILGHFVPKGTQVFMLANGPSFFSPAMPVEESLRTQQCRDSKESLKMWKEDGRMANFMPERWLVPAPAGAKAESTFDGFVFDQTAGPMMAFSLGPRGCFGRRLAYMSLKLLLTLIAWNYELLPCGENLSSYTAHDILTNRPDFCYVRPRKL; translated from the exons ATGGCATATCCCActgtcgtcctcgccggacAAACAGGCGGGCTCCTCTTGGCCACGATTCTCATTGTCGGCATCATATGCTACAGATTCGCACTTCCAACTCCATTGGCTGGGATTCCACACAACAAGCATTCTGCACAGAGAGTTATGGGCGATTTACCTGATTTGGCCAAATTTAACAAGGAGACGCGATTGTTCTGGGCTTGGCTCACGATGCAGGTTGAGAAGATCAAGTCCCCCATCATCCAAGTTTTCATGACCCCGTTGGGCAAGCCACACGTTGTTATCTCGGATTATAGAGAGGCACATGACATCCTCGTCCATCGCCATAAGGAGTTTGACAGAGCAGACTTTTTTGCCGAGACCATGGGACCCTTAGC CCCAGAAGGCCACATCCTATTCAAGTCAGATGACAAGTTTCGTCTTCATCGAAAAGTCATTGGAGACCTCATGTCGCCGAGCTTTTTGCAACATGTCGCCGCGCCTTCGTTATACGTCAATCTTTGCAAACACATCCAGCTGTGGGATGCAAAAATCGCGCTTAGCCAAGGCCGTCCCTTCGAGGCCATGGACGACATTTACTATAGCGCCCTTGACGCGGTAACAAGTTTTGCCTTCAGTGACAACTTCCCACACAATGCAACCAGGTCACGCGTTGAATTTTACTCCGCCTTACCCCAGAGTAGCCTTACCCTTCCGGACGATGAAGACGCACCTGTCGTCTTTCCCAAAAGTCCGATCACTGATGACTTTGTTGAAGCACTCCGTGATCTAAGCCTCGTGTACGATGAAGCTCTAGCGGCTCCTCTACCCAAGCTTGCATGGTTTTTTATTCTCCGACGAGAATCGACGAAAAAGGCTGTGCAGGTCAAGGACTCAGTCTTTGGTAAAGAGATTGACCTCGGAATCGACAGGATTCGGGGCGGAAAAGATGGCTCCCGCGTCAAGTCGGCTTTAGATCACATGCTCTTCAGGGAGGCTACGATAGCCGAGAAAGAAGGACGTCTGCCCGACTTTCACCGCAGAATGATCTACGATGAG ACAATCACATTCATCTCCGCCGGACACGATACGTCGTCGACCACTCTCTGCTGGGGCATCAAGCGTCTGGCCGACAACCCCGAAATTCAGGAAAAGCTCAGAAAACAACTGAGAGGTTCCCTCTCAGCTGCATCGTCAGAGGGTCGCTGGCCTACGCATGAGGAGATTCTGCGAACCAGCATGCCGTATCTTGACGCTGTCGTAGAGGAGATGCTGCGACTGGCTCAGCCGGTACCAGGACTTGTTCGCCAGGCCACTTGTGACACACAGATTTTAGGCCACTTTGTCCCTAAAGGTACACAAGTCTTCATGCTCGCTAATGGACCGAGCTTTTTCAGTCCGGCGATGCCCGTAGAGGAAAGCCTACGCACTCAGCAATGCAGAGATTCCAAGGAATCACTCAAGATGTGGAAAGAAGACGGTAGGATGGCGAATTTCATGCCTGAGCGCTGGCTCGTCCCAGCTCCAGCCGGTGCCAAAGCCGAGAGCACTTTTGACGGATTTGTCTTTGATCAGACTGCTGGGCCCATGATGGCATTTAGTTTGGGACCCAGGGGGTGCTTTGGCAGAAGGCTTGCCTATATGAGTCTGAAGCTGTTGTTAACACTCATTGCTTGGAACTATGAGCTCCTCCCATGTGGAGAGAATCTTTCCAGCTATACGGCCCACGACATATTGACAAACAGGCCCGACTTTTGCTACGTCAGACCTAGAAAGCTTTAA
- a CDS encoding Putative cytochrome P450: MLQIINGQSHNGFLLAAIVGPVLYILYILYLRLLPKPIPGIPYNKNAARSVLGDMLSLAKHATATGEPMDWFRQQAMKHSSPLCQVFVRPFAPPIVLLSDFREVQNMMLSRNKEFDRSRIFRDILGDAGPHHHIMKKTGPEWANQRKLLNDLMTPRFMHTVAAPHIYAGVESLIKLWEIKIELAEGRPFDADLDAYYLALDAVVAFSYGASYPHRALLPQIDLLRSFQPKDSARLHQGSTGQTAIRFPEAKVDRALKDTLTMVKTAEVMQASVVPRLTWWWLSKTPKIRNAWKARDEFVAGQIQKAVERMHSMNDAGDEWLGNAVDLIVSRERQFAKKEDRDPQYVTQVIIEEVFGFTMAGHESSSSTILWALKYITSSLEVQEKLRIHLRRSHSAAFVEKRAPTVEEIIRARIPYLDAVMDEVLRLGSPIPFLARDAETDDAEILGVHIPKGTIVFAHTLGPSMTSPKIDIEDKLRHPTSEGSKTGEWSPEDMAVFRPERWLALNETTHEEEYNPNAGPFLSFGLGQRGCFGRRLGLFEFRISLTLLLWHFQFLPVPEALSGFEARDALTRRPKHAVVKARKLSY, from the exons ATGCTGCAGATAATCAACGGCCAAAGCCACAACGGGTTTCTTCTCGCAGCGATTGTTGGTCCAGTCCTGTATATCTTGTACATCTTGTACTTACGACTGCTTCCAAAACCCATTCCTGGAATTCCATACAACAAGAATGCCGCGCGATCTGTTCTGGGGGACATGCTGTCTCTGGCGAAACATGCAACGGCGACAGGCGAGCCGATGGACTGGTTCCGACAACAGGCCATGAAGCACAGTTCGCCATTATGCCAAGTTTTTGTCCGGCCGTT TGCGCCCCCGATCGTGCTCCTCTCTGACTTTCGTGAAGTCCAGAATATGATGCTCTCACGCAACAAAGAATTCGACAGAAGCCGAATTTTCCGGGATATTCTAGGCGATGCAGGGCCACATCATCATATCATGAAGAAGACCGGGCCAGAGTGGGCGAACCAACGAAAGCTCCTCAACGACCTGATGACGCCGCGGTTCATGCATACGGTTGCTGCACCTCATATCTACGCCGGCGTGGAGAGTTTGATCAAGCTTTGGGAAATCAAGATCGAGCTCGCTGAAGGTCGCCCATTCGACGCGGATCTCGACGCATACTATCTTGCTCTAGATGCCGTGGTGGCATTTAGCTACGGTGCCAGTTATCCGCACCGCGCGCTTCTCCCACAAATAGATTTGTTGCGCTCCTTCCAGCCAAAGGACTCTGCGCGTCTCCATCAAGGCTCGACTGGACAAACTGCCATCAGGTTTCCGGAAGCCAAAGTAGATCGTGCCCTCAAAGATACTCTAACAATGGTCAAGACAGCCGAGGTGATGCAGGCCAGTGTCGTGCCGCGTCTGACATGGTGGTGGCTCAGCAAGACGCCAAAGATTCGCAACGCATGGAAGGCGAGAGACGAATTCGTCGCTGGACAGATACAGAAAGCGGTTGAAAGAATGCACTCTATGaatgacgccggcgatgagTGGTTGGGCAACGCTGTCGACCTGATCGTCTCACGGGAGCGGCAATTCGCGAAGAAAGAGGATCGAGATCCGCAATACGTAACACAAGTCATCATTGAAGAA GTGTTTGGCTTCACAATGGCTGGTCACGAGTCAAGCTCTAGTACAATCCTGTGGGCTCTGAAGTACATCACGAGTAGCCTAGAAGTGCAAGAGAAACTACGCATTCATTTGCGCAGATCCCACTCGGCAGCGTTTGTTGAGAAGAGAGCACCAACAGTCGAGGAGATCATTCGGGCGCGAATCCCATACCTTGATGCCGTCATGGATGAAGTTTTGCGACTTGGCTCTCCTATTCCGTTTCTTGCTCGCGACGCAGAGACAGACGATGCCGAGATCCTTGGAGTACATATCCCGAAAGGCACCATTGTTTTTGCTCATACCCTCGGGCCTTCGATGACGTCGCCAAAGATCGACATTGAAGATAAGCTGCGTCATCCTACCTCGGAGGGCTCCAAAACTGGAGAGTGGTCGCCTGAAGACATGGCAGTTTTCCGGCCAGAGCGATGGCTCGCGCTCAACGAAACGACGCATGAGGAAGAGTATAACCCAAATGCTGGTCCTTTCCTTTCATTTGGACTTGGACAGCGCGGTTGTTTTGGCAGGAGGCTGGGTCTCTTTGAGTTTCGCATTTCCTTGACGCTTTTGCTTTGGCATTTTCAATTTCTGCCAGTTCCCGAAGCTCTCTCTGGATTTGAGGCTCGTGATGCTCTGACGAGACGGCCCAAGCATGCTGTAGTGAAAGCACGCAAATTATCCTACTAG
- a CDS encoding Putative Flavoprotein-like superfamily, with translation MEPWTKLDLSKDFTRLTLDTVALTCLDHRFNSFYHSTSLPTFVQQIDFVLAEAATTATLPDWSIPLRFSQRKQWAKSVAYINKACQDMIDARREAGEQSSRKDVLSAMVFEKDPKTGESLTDEQIIHNMLTFLSAGHETTSATLALVCYFLCEHPEALKKARAEVDSVVGTDTLGIQHIQKLPYLEATLRETLRLVPTAPAFFVTPKRDEIIGGKYFVKQGESLCVALEVLQRDPETYGDDAAEFRPERMLQPGASDNIDAFAWKPFGNGLRGCIGRTFVWQESLIILALILQNFDIRKDDPRYMLKLRSDLSVKLDGFFLQARLRSGLTPNSLRKRLIGGGAKQRSSNTTTKERALSLKSKNLSGQPVSILHGSNTGTCESLASFLAAGAERRGFAPHIVSTMNSRAGNLPEEGCVVMIVASYNGLPSDNTAEMVAWLRVKAASPGSLSHVQYAVFGCGHRDWHDTYQRIPRLVEELLERSGAVKVAPMGMADAATGDMYSDLEQWSLKHLFPALYATHGIAAPDGTLNQTLLPTAGPISVVQSLPLRVTSLANRGFQPVKVTESYQLSADLNVIPAKRHIELRMPPGFSYGPGDHLHILPQNDPAVVQKVLWYFDLADDSRIAMQSVNPLDVSDDMELTAAELFGHWVELKRPITKHAAQAIIESLPQSDTSRKKDLNLHMIDGDGPKTVVEILEVPGLQLSLSSFLSILTPIRPRTYSLSSAPSSKPHHGTLTISVVPNGMASEYLISTTVGQILFARVQANPRFLHQISKRPQSLLIMVCVGSGIAPFRGLIQEALLRNTSSAAEKPKWTLFYGCRGSQLDELYADELRAAEEAGVVAVHRAYSRESGDMNIPRYVTGALKEHISEVMDCWNAGGLIRVCAGKSIADDIWDLLGPALLETTANGNQRGQLLDRRQKLAEEEKYVEEVFN, from the exons ATGGAGCCATGGACAAAGTTGGATCTCTCTAAGGATTTCACGCGACTGACTCTTGACACTGTAGCCCTGACATGTCTTGATCACCGATTCAACAGTTTCTATCATTCGACAAGTCTCCCGACTTTTGTTCAACAAATCGACTTTGTCCTTGCAgaagcagcaacaacagcgaCTCTCCCTGACTGGAGCATCCCACTGCGATTCTCCCAACGAAAGCAGTGGGCCAAGTCTGTGGCGTATATCAACAAGGCATGCCAGGACATGATCGACGCCCGTCGTGAAGCTGGCGAGCAGAGTTCACGCAAAGATGTCTTGAGTGCCATGGTCTTTGAGAAGGATCCGAAGACAGGCGAAAGCTTGACAGACGAGCAAATCATTCATAACATGCTGACTTTCCTATCTGCTGGCCACGAAACGACAAGCGCCACTCTAGCACTGGTGTGCTACTTCTTGTGCGAACACCCCGAGGCCCTGAAGAAGGCCAGGGCGGAAGTGGATTCTGTGGTGGGAACAGAcaccctcggcatccagcATATCCAGAAGTTGCCGTATCTGGAGGCTACGCTACGAGAGACCTTACGTCTGGTTCCAACAGCCCCTGCCTTCTTTGTCACCCCCAAGCGGGATGAGATTATTGGCGGTAAGTATTTCGTCAAACAGGGCGAGAGCCTCTGTGTTGCTCTTGAGGTTCTGCAACGCGATCCGGAGACATACggggacgacgccgccgaatTCAGGCCCGAACGTATGTTACAGCCTGGGGCATCCGATAACATAGACGCTTTTGCCTGGAAACCATTCGGCAATGGCTTGAGAGGATGCATTGGTAGAACGTTTGTTTGGCAAGAATCTTTGATC ATCCTTGCTCTCATTCTTCAAAACTTTGATATTCGAAAGGACGACCCACGATACATGCTGAAGCTCAGATCGGACCTATCAGTGAAGCTCGACGGCTTCTTTCTTCAAGCTCGTTTGAGATCAGGACTCACCCCAAATAGCCTCCGGAAGAGGCTGATTGGCGGTGGTGCTAAGCAACGTTCCAGTAACACTACAACCAAAGAGCGAGCATTGAGTCTAAAGAGTAAGAACTTGAGCGGTCAGCCCGTCTCAATACTACACGGGTCCAACACAGGCACTTGCGAATCTTTGGCGTCGTTTCTCGCAGCTGGGGCAGAGCGCAGAGGGTTTGCTCCCCACATCGTCAGTACGATGAACTCAAGAGCCGGCAATCTACCAGAGGAGGGATGTGTAGTGATGATTGTAGCTTCGTACAATGGTCTACCATCCGACAACACAGCCGAAATGGTTGCATGGTTACGGGTGAAGGCAGCCAGCCCTGGCAGCTTGAGCCATGTCCAGTACGCAGTGTTTGGTTGCG GCCATAGAGATTGGCACGACACCTACCAAAGAATACCACGCCTTGTTGAGGAGCTCCTGGAAAGGTCCGGCGCTGTGAAAGTAGCCCCCATGGGGATGGCAGACGCAGCAACCGGCGACATGTACTCGGACCTTGAACAATGGAGTCTGAAGCACCTGTTTCCTGCTCTTTACGCCACACATGGCATAGCTGCTCCCGATGGCACGCTCAACCAGACTCTACTGCCGACTGCTGGACCAATCTCTGTCGTTCAAAGTCTACCATTGAGAGTCACGAGCCTCGCGAATAGGGGGTTTCAGCCAGTGAAAGTCACTGAGTCTTACCAGCTATCGGCAGACCTGAACGTAATTCCAGCTAAGCGACATATTGAACTCAGGATGCCGCCGGGTTTCAGTTACGGCCCTGGCGATCACTTGCACATCCTACCACAAAACGACCCGGCGGTGGTTCAAAAGGTGCTGTGGTATTTCGATTTAGCAGATGACTCACGTATTGCAATGCAGTCGGTCAATCCTCTCGACGTGTCCGACGACATGGAGTTGACCGCAGCTGAGCTATTCGGACACTGGGTTGAGTTGAAACGGCCCATCACGAAGCATGCCGCCCAAGCGATCATCGAGTCTCTCCCCCAAAGCGACACAAGCCGAAAGAAAGACTTGAATCTGCACATGATTGATGGAGATGGACCAAAGACAGTTGTAGAGATACTGGAGGTTCCTGGCCTCCAGCTGTCTTTATCCTCATTTCTTAGCATCTTGACGCCCATTCGACCGAGGACATATTCTCTTTCTTCAGCTCCCTCCTCGAAGCCCCATCATGGCACATTAACGATATCCGTCGTGCCTAACGGCATGGCTTCGGAGTACTTGATCAGCACGACGGTCGGACAGATTCTCTTTGCCCGGGTTCAAGCCAACCCCAGGTTTTTGCATCAGATCAGTAAACGGCCGCAATCTTTGCTGATCATGGTTTGTGTTGGCTCTGGCATCGCGCCGTTCAGAGGCTTAATACAAGAGGCACTCCTCCGCAATACGTCGAGCGCTGCCGAGAAACCAAAGTGGACTCTCTTCTATGGGTGCAGGGGCAGCCAACTGGACGAGTTGTATGCTGATGAACTTCGAGCCGCTGAGGAAGCGGGAGTCGTTGCGGTTCACCGAGCGTACAGCCGAGAGTCGGGCGACATGAATATTCCAAGATATGTTACCGGGGCGCTGAAAGAACACATTTCGGAGGTGATGGATTGTTGGAACGCTGGAGGTCTCATTCGCGTATGTGCTGGGAAGAGTATTGCTGATGATATATGGGACTTGCTCGGACCGGCTCTACTGGAGACCACGGCGAATGGGAACCAAAGAGGACAACTGTTAGACCGGCGACAGAAGCTggcagaggaggagaagtATGTCGAGGAAGTATTCAACTAG
- a CDS encoding Putative cytochrome P450, which translates to MALSDYARVLGPLFVGVAILFLGRKTWHKKQPSRIPNSEIIQPIPGPKPLPVFGNALLLDINDLVGSILAIAYNYRPIFSLTLLGKRETFVSSPALCRELCDEQRFHKLVTKGLERLRPVTGDGLFTAYHDSHAWGVAHRVLLPYFGTFRIRDMFDDMKDIAEQLCLKWYDPIAPKCKGC; encoded by the exons ATGGCTTTGTCTGATTACGCTCGTGTTCTTGGGCCGCTCTTCGTGGGCGTGGCGATATTGTTTCTGGGTAGAAAAACTTGGCACAAGAAACAGCCATCAAGAATACCGAACTCTGAAATAATCCAGCCGATTCCGGGTCCAAAAC CGCTGCCAGTCTTCGGAAAcgctcttcttctcgatATCAATGATCTAGTGGGCTCTATTCTGGCTATAGCCTACAACTACC GCCCGATATTCTCTCTGACCCTGCTTGGGAAACGCGAAACTTTTGTCAGCAGCCCTGCGCTCTGTCGAGAACTGTGTGATGAGCAACGCTTTCACAAGTTGGTGACCAAGGGACTTGAACGACTGCGACCGGTCACTGGTGATGGTCTTTTCACCGCATACCATGATAGCCATGCCTGGGGCGTTGCTCATCGCGTTTTGCTGCCCTACTTTGGCACGTTCCGCATCCGGGACATGTTTGACGACATGAAAGATATCGCCGAGCAATTATGTTTGAAATGGTATGATCCTATTGCACCCAAGTGTAAAGGTTGTTAA